A DNA window from Bradyrhizobium sp. CCBAU 53421 contains the following coding sequences:
- a CDS encoding transposase, producing the protein MREIEAERDTADAQDAMVERKRGMLLQLRGIRAASAAILAREIFGRTFANRQQLGSYLGLTPSAYDIGSCSRTASGAIFAFSAGSILRLLLRRHHVLRLSNGAATSN; encoded by the coding sequence TTGCGCGAGATCGAAGCCGAGCGCGACACCGCCGACGCCCAAGATGCGATGGTCGAACGCAAACGCGGCATGCTGCTTCAATTGCGTGGCATCCGCGCGGCAAGCGCGGCGATCCTCGCCCGGGAGATTTTCGGACGAACCTTCGCCAACCGACAGCAATTGGGATCCTATCTCGGGCTCACGCCGAGCGCTTACGACATCGGATCGTGCTCCCGCACCGCTTCCGGTGCGATCTTTGCCTTTAGTGCCGGGTCGATCTTGCGTCTCCTTCTTCGTCGTCATCATGTGCTCCGTCTATCAAACGGAGCAGCCACTTCCAACTAA
- a CDS encoding tyrosine-type recombinase/integrase: MLNTGARVQEILDLRPCDIRTDPPHQVRLRGKGGKMRLCPIWLQTARLLQDLSNSAAHSEGGDSPLFVNRQGNKLTRFGVRYLLKKHITAGASATRTLQEKRIHPHSLRHTTAIFLLKAGVDFATISQWLGHSSLNTTMTYARADIDLKRQALMQVFPEILAPPRAGHVSSAAINIVDWLKRL; this comes from the coding sequence ATGCTCAATACGGGTGCCCGTGTTCAGGAGATACTCGATCTGCGCCCGTGCGACATCCGCACTGATCCTCCTCATCAAGTCCGGCTGCGCGGCAAAGGCGGCAAAATGCGATTGTGTCCAATTTGGCTGCAAACCGCACGGCTTCTGCAGGACCTCTCGAACAGTGCTGCTCATTCAGAGGGCGGCGACTCTCCGCTGTTCGTGAACCGCCAGGGCAACAAGTTGACCCGCTTTGGCGTTCGTTACCTGCTCAAGAAGCACATCACGGCCGGAGCCAGTGCAACCCGCACGCTGCAGGAGAAGCGGATCCATCCCCATTCCTTGCGGCATACGACCGCCATCTTTCTCCTGAAGGCGGGAGTCGACTTCGCGACCATCAGCCAATGGCTCGGGCATTCGTCGCTGAACACTACCATGACCTATGCAAGGGCGGACATCGATCTAAAACGCCAGGCGCTAATGCAGGTGTTCCCTGAGATCCTCGCACCGCCTCGTGCCGGGCACGTCTCCTCTGCGGCGATCAACATCGTTGATTGGCTGAAGAGGCTATGA
- a CDS encoding LysR family transcriptional regulator has protein sequence MNLLVALDAILTHQNISRAAERLFLSQSATSGILSRLRAHFEDELLIRNGRRMALTPLAEELAGPLRTILAETEKLMSMRSSFDPATSERQFTIACSDYVWATLIIDILAELRAIAPSVDIFYQGPSTRFFRTEIDFLIVPDRFMLEDCPFSALPSINYVCIVWKDNESVGDSLTLDEFLEMRHAQAYSERTTFIEAWFFKQFGRAPQAGITAPSFTLLPEAIIGTRFLALIPADLAERAAATLPIRKVEAPISLPLMTDVLQWRVSQDRDPGQQWLRTLILDVAHRRRNSS, from the coding sequence ATGAACCTGCTCGTCGCGTTGGACGCGATCTTGACCCATCAAAACATATCGCGCGCGGCCGAGCGATTGTTTCTGAGCCAGTCGGCAACGAGCGGAATTCTATCGAGGCTACGCGCGCACTTCGAAGACGAGTTGCTGATTCGGAACGGGCGCCGAATGGCCCTCACACCTCTCGCGGAGGAATTGGCAGGGCCGCTCCGGACGATTCTGGCCGAAACGGAAAAGCTTATGTCAATGCGAAGCTCGTTTGATCCAGCGACGTCCGAGCGACAGTTTACAATCGCCTGCTCCGACTATGTCTGGGCGACCCTGATCATTGATATCCTCGCCGAGCTGCGGGCGATCGCGCCCTCAGTGGACATTTTTTATCAAGGTCCAAGCACCCGGTTTTTCCGTACTGAGATCGATTTCCTGATCGTTCCGGATCGTTTCATGCTGGAGGATTGTCCGTTCTCCGCCCTCCCTTCGATCAACTACGTTTGTATCGTATGGAAAGACAACGAAAGTGTCGGGGACAGCTTGACGCTCGACGAGTTTCTCGAGATGCGCCACGCACAGGCGTATAGCGAGCGAACGACCTTCATCGAGGCATGGTTCTTCAAGCAATTTGGCCGGGCTCCGCAGGCCGGGATAACTGCACCAAGCTTCACGCTGCTCCCGGAAGCCATTATCGGGACCCGATTTCTCGCGCTCATCCCCGCAGACCTGGCTGAGCGCGCGGCGGCCACCCTGCCGATCAGGAAAGTGGAGGCCCCGATATCCCTCCCTTTGATGACCGATGTGCTGCAATGGCGGGTCTCGCAGGATAGGGATCCCGGGCAGCAGTGGTTGCGAACTCTCATTCTCGACGTTGCCCATCGACGACGCAATTCGAGCTAG
- a CDS encoding ABC transporter substrate-binding protein has product MPKLRKLLGLFAVSIAASFVTTPASALDTVNVRFSWKLKGEYGFFYLGKERGLYQKKGIDVVLGEGAGAQAALGGLVKGNEDVVIVPAIFAISAIEKGMPVKLAAIYQERAPFVLISWPDKAVTTPAQMEGKSLAVSVGDPATTYLDVFCSINKINCDKINKVQVDPQLKFPQFMQKRVDLISVYTNVDLPIVEERAGTKFPTLELPKFGLNVPGLAVVVSNKGIAEKSEALKRFLSASEEAIELTKSDPAAATAALKKAWSASPSDELIKAQVVATSETLTSEKGRPLGWISDKTISDALKLMSTTEQIDANKPTTDFYTNDLLKK; this is encoded by the coding sequence GTGCCGAAGCTTCGCAAACTTCTTGGGCTTTTTGCGGTTTCGATTGCCGCCTCGTTCGTGACGACGCCGGCGTCGGCACTGGACACCGTGAACGTCAGGTTCAGCTGGAAGCTCAAGGGGGAATACGGATTCTTCTACCTGGGTAAAGAGAGGGGCCTTTACCAGAAGAAGGGAATCGACGTCGTCCTGGGAGAAGGCGCTGGTGCACAGGCTGCGCTCGGAGGACTCGTCAAGGGCAATGAAGACGTCGTGATTGTCCCGGCGATATTTGCAATCTCGGCGATCGAGAAAGGAATGCCTGTTAAGCTCGCGGCGATTTACCAGGAGCGAGCGCCGTTCGTCTTGATCTCATGGCCCGACAAGGCGGTGACAACGCCCGCCCAGATGGAAGGCAAGTCGCTGGCCGTCTCCGTCGGTGACCCCGCCACGACCTACCTCGATGTTTTTTGCTCGATCAACAAGATAAACTGCGACAAGATAAACAAGGTTCAAGTCGATCCGCAGTTGAAATTTCCTCAGTTCATGCAAAAGCGCGTCGATCTCATCAGCGTCTATACGAACGTTGACCTGCCCATCGTCGAAGAACGCGCTGGCACGAAATTTCCCACGTTGGAATTGCCGAAATTCGGTCTCAACGTTCCCGGGCTGGCCGTCGTGGTGAGTAACAAGGGGATTGCCGAGAAATCCGAGGCGCTCAAGCGGTTCCTCTCGGCGAGCGAAGAGGCGATCGAGCTGACGAAGTCGGACCCTGCTGCAGCGACGGCGGCGCTGAAGAAAGCCTGGAGTGCATCGCCGTCCGACGAATTGATCAAGGCGCAGGTCGTTGCAACGTCGGAAACGCTGACATCCGAAAAGGGGCGGCCGCTTGGCTGGATCAGCGACAAGACCATTTCGGACGCGTTGAAACTGATGTCGACCACGGAGCAGATCGACGCTAACAAGCCAACGACGGACTTCTATACCAATGACTTGCTGAAAAAGTAG
- a CDS encoding methyl-accepting chemotaxis protein, producing the protein MARMFGSLRISTKLLIIVFLSIIGMIGTAGIGLSTLKDTLLRDRMAKVKELVLLARTAIEADYQAARAAGLSEQEARERSKTLLRSLHYDNDNRFYAATKAGILEVHPKQALEGKDMMQTKDANGVYFFRDAVAAADRGGGFVTFSFPRPGGSEPVPTLTYATEVPTHGWVLTSALYIDDIDQIFWSEARRLGSVVCVILSLVVGVSLLISRNVANPLAGMTTAMLELSNGKTGVTIPAQSRKDEIGAMARSVQVFKESMNETIGLRQAQDDLRRQSEAEKKRLISKMADEFESDVRRSLDTLAKAAREMQVTSERMSTNSEEATEQATTVAAAAEQTSANVQTVAAATEQLSASVHEIGRQVNQSTAIAARAMDEAKRTNEVVQGLSAAAQRIGDVVKLITNIAGQTDLLALNATIEAARAGDAGSGFAVVASEVKSLAGQTAKATEAISAQIQAMQGATNDAVKAIEGIGHTIVSINEITVAIAAAIQQQGLATGQIARNVQEAARGTNQVSDNIVRVNRMAGETGAAAQLVFRSAEQLSKQSAGLLADVERLVADIRDA; encoded by the coding sequence ATGGCTCGCATGTTTGGATCTCTCCGCATCTCCACCAAACTCCTGATCATCGTTTTCTTGTCGATCATCGGCATGATCGGCACTGCCGGCATCGGCCTGTCAACCCTCAAGGACACCTTGCTCAGGGATAGGATGGCCAAGGTGAAGGAACTGGTTCTGCTGGCGCGCACGGCGATCGAAGCCGATTATCAGGCGGCGCGCGCGGCGGGTCTGTCGGAGCAGGAGGCTCGTGAACGATCCAAGACACTGCTGCGCTCGTTACACTACGACAATGACAACCGGTTCTACGCTGCGACCAAGGCAGGGATCCTCGAGGTGCATCCGAAGCAAGCCCTCGAGGGCAAGGATATGATGCAAACGAAAGATGCGAACGGTGTCTATTTCTTTCGTGATGCAGTCGCAGCCGCCGATCGGGGCGGTGGTTTCGTCACCTTCAGCTTCCCGCGCCCCGGGGGCAGCGAGCCAGTGCCGACCCTGACTTATGCGACCGAAGTTCCGACCCACGGCTGGGTTCTAACCAGCGCTCTCTATATCGACGACATCGATCAAATCTTCTGGTCCGAGGCGCGACGCCTCGGAAGCGTCGTCTGCGTCATCCTTTCGCTCGTGGTTGGAGTTTCCCTCCTGATCAGCCGCAACGTGGCCAACCCTCTCGCCGGCATGACGACGGCGATGCTCGAACTCTCGAACGGGAAGACTGGGGTGACAATTCCCGCCCAGAGCAGAAAGGACGAGATCGGCGCGATGGCCAGATCTGTCCAGGTCTTCAAGGAGAGCATGAATGAGACAATTGGCTTGCGTCAGGCTCAGGACGATTTGAGACGGCAGAGCGAAGCCGAGAAGAAGCGGCTCATCAGCAAGATGGCCGATGAATTCGAAAGCGATGTCCGAAGATCGCTCGATACGCTCGCCAAAGCTGCCCGCGAGATGCAGGTCACGTCGGAGCGCATGTCGACCAACTCTGAGGAGGCGACCGAACAGGCGACAACCGTCGCGGCCGCCGCAGAGCAGACCTCGGCCAATGTGCAGACGGTCGCTGCCGCAACGGAGCAGCTGTCCGCATCCGTTCATGAGATCGGGCGCCAGGTGAATCAGTCAACTGCGATTGCCGCGCGGGCCATGGATGAAGCGAAGCGCACGAACGAGGTCGTGCAAGGGTTGTCGGCTGCAGCGCAGAGGATCGGCGACGTCGTGAAATTGATCACCAATATCGCCGGTCAGACCGACCTGCTGGCCCTTAACGCGACCATCGAGGCCGCGCGCGCGGGTGACGCCGGCAGCGGCTTCGCTGTGGTGGCGAGCGAGGTAAAGTCGCTCGCCGGCCAGACGGCGAAGGCGACCGAGGCAATATCCGCGCAGATACAGGCCATGCAAGGGGCGACCAACGATGCAGTCAAGGCGATCGAGGGTATTGGTCACACGATCGTCTCAATCAACGAGATTACGGTAGCAATTGCCGCGGCCATTCAGCAGCAAGGCCTCGCGACGGGGCAGATCGCGCGCAACGTCCAGGAGGCGGCACGCGGTACCAACCAGGTGTCCGACAACATCGTCCGCGTCAATCGAATGGCGGGAGAAACCGGGGCCGCAGCGCAGCTCGTGTTCCGGTCGGCCGAACAGCTCAGCAAGCAGTCTGCAGGCTTGCTTGCTGACGTGGAGCGCCTCGTCGCCGATATTCGGGATGCATAG
- a CDS encoding PDR/VanB family oxidoreductase — MRLSGSGFVALRIYQAVEAMVDPEHTMDVRIRRIHYVATEIVSIELEPATPNELPSASAGSHVDVHVSDRIIRQYSVCNDPARSGYYRLAILNDPHSRGGSRTIHETFREGMIVKIGRPRNKFELVEDGGRAILLAGGIGITPLLSMAYRLQAIGGDFDFHLCVRTLDRAPFINEISAAPFAKRFRLHVDEGPADQRFQPERDLNAVCSRTSVYICGPKGFIDFAVSAARKAGCREDRIHTESFSAGEVKGGDAFTVVASRSGQRFVVPCEKSIASVLEENGVAVELSCEQGICGTCLTKVLKGRPEHRDSFQTDVEKNRNDRVAICCSRSLSDELVLDI; from the coding sequence ATGCGGCTGTCCGGTAGCGGGTTTGTCGCTCTTCGCATCTATCAGGCTGTTGAAGCGATGGTCGATCCAGAACATACGATGGACGTGAGGATCCGCAGGATCCATTACGTCGCCACCGAGATCGTGAGCATCGAGCTCGAACCCGCAACGCCGAATGAATTGCCGAGCGCGTCTGCCGGATCGCATGTCGATGTCCATGTCTCGGACAGGATTATTCGCCAATACTCGGTTTGCAATGATCCCGCTCGCTCGGGCTACTACAGACTTGCTATCCTCAACGATCCCCACTCGCGAGGGGGATCCAGAACGATTCATGAAACGTTTCGTGAGGGAATGATCGTCAAGATCGGACGGCCGCGCAACAAATTCGAGCTTGTTGAGGATGGCGGGCGCGCGATTCTTCTCGCGGGGGGGATTGGGATCACCCCGCTGCTCTCGATGGCTTACAGGCTTCAGGCGATCGGCGGCGACTTCGACTTCCACTTGTGCGTTCGTACGCTGGATCGTGCGCCCTTCATCAACGAAATTTCGGCTGCTCCGTTTGCAAAGCGATTTCGGCTTCATGTTGACGAGGGGCCGGCAGACCAGCGATTTCAGCCAGAGCGCGATCTGAACGCGGTTTGCTCGAGAACAAGTGTCTACATCTGCGGCCCAAAGGGCTTTATCGACTTTGCCGTGTCCGCCGCGAGAAAAGCGGGTTGTCGTGAGGACAGGATTCATACCGAGAGCTTTTCCGCCGGCGAGGTCAAGGGCGGCGACGCGTTTACGGTTGTCGCGTCACGCAGCGGCCAGAGATTTGTTGTGCCCTGTGAAAAGTCGATCGCGTCGGTCCTTGAGGAAAATGGAGTAGCCGTCGAGCTCTCGTGCGAGCAGGGAATTTGCGGTACTTGTTTGACAAAGGTTCTGAAGGGGCGGCCCGAGCACCGGGATTCGTTTCAGACGGACGTGGAGAAGAATAGGAACGACAGGGTTGCGATCTGTTGTTCCCGCTCGTTGTCCGACGAGCTGGTTCTCGACATATAG
- a CDS encoding aromatic ring-hydroxylating dioxygenase subunit alpha: MSFIQNTWYAAAWSREITRSLLPRTIANENIVFYRTEAGDIAALTDRCPHRFVPLHLGKLKGDIVECGYHGLCFDSSGACTLNPHGDGAIPRAAKVKSYKVVEKYDVAWLWLGDASKADESLIADFSVLTNPKFRTASSYLHVKANYQLISDNLLDLSHGQYIHPMFKNAEGPPKFEAEKDPQLNEVWARFSRPNQFPNKYFQMLGYPKDQRGDHRNFMRWNAPSLLLLDVGMTGVGRPPEEGLSIPTSHLLTPETETTTHYFWAMSRDFRQDEDELSEELLRVGVAVFDDEDKPVIEAQQRRVNTQDLMSLKPVLLQTDGPAVRARRIVEAQLRAEQP, translated from the coding sequence ATGTCATTCATCCAGAACACCTGGTACGCCGCTGCATGGTCGCGCGAAATCACACGTAGCTTGCTGCCACGCACGATCGCCAACGAGAACATCGTCTTCTACCGCACGGAAGCGGGCGATATCGCCGCTCTCACCGATCGGTGCCCGCACCGCTTTGTCCCGCTGCATCTCGGGAAGCTCAAGGGCGACATCGTCGAATGCGGCTATCATGGTCTGTGCTTCGATTCGAGCGGCGCATGTACGCTTAATCCGCATGGCGATGGCGCCATCCCGAGGGCGGCCAAGGTCAAGAGCTACAAGGTCGTCGAAAAGTACGATGTAGCGTGGCTTTGGCTCGGCGACGCGAGCAAGGCCGACGAGTCCCTGATCGCCGACTTCAGCGTTTTGACTAACCCGAAGTTTCGTACGGCCAGCAGCTATCTCCACGTCAAGGCGAACTATCAACTGATTTCCGACAATCTGCTCGATTTGAGCCACGGGCAGTACATTCACCCGATGTTCAAGAATGCCGAGGGGCCGCCGAAGTTCGAGGCCGAGAAGGACCCGCAACTCAATGAGGTCTGGGCAAGATTCTCGCGCCCCAACCAATTTCCGAACAAGTATTTTCAGATGCTGGGGTATCCAAAGGATCAACGGGGCGACCATCGCAACTTCATGCGGTGGAACGCACCGTCCCTCCTCCTGCTTGACGTAGGCATGACGGGCGTCGGCAGGCCGCCGGAAGAAGGACTTTCGATTCCGACCTCACATCTGCTCACGCCAGAAACCGAAACGACGACGCACTACTTCTGGGCCATGTCCCGCGATTTCCGTCAGGATGAGGATGAGCTCAGCGAGGAGCTGCTGAGGGTCGGCGTGGCGGTCTTCGACGACGAGGACAAGCCGGTTATCGAAGCTCAACAGCGCAGGGTGAACACCCAGGACTTGATGTCGCTGAAGCCGGTTCTTCTACAGACCGACGGCCCGGCAGTCAGGGCACGGCGGATCGTGGAGGCCCAGCTCCGCGCCGAGCAACCCTAA
- a CDS encoding mandelate racemase/muconate lactonizing enzyme family protein: protein MPTIKSVETLIVQLPTRREHKWAGLTEVIGRYVVVKMIDSDGRVGWGEAPALKDWGGEFGRYFGESALITRAVIDNYLAPAIVGVELGNIAELHARMDAVIRGYPYSKAAVEFAAYDLAGRWLGVPVHTLLGGKARDRVPVTHSIGLISIEEARAEVTKLVQEGVRTIKVKIGVEPDRDVAMVDAVREVAGSAVEICVDANEGYKTPGEAVQIVRRMEKNRLKYVEQPVMGIERIAEVGRRIDPPVMADESAWNAHDAIQIIRSGGIQIVSIYTTKAGGLYKAMEVGAVCRAAGIICNVNGSIETGVGNLANVQLAAASPSVTLSCVIPISTPAEFQHGQVAGIYYRDDLLVEPIKVVDGAIVVPSGPGMGIEVDQKKIEKYRVRD, encoded by the coding sequence TTGCCCACGATCAAATCCGTCGAAACGCTGATTGTCCAACTGCCGACCCGGCGCGAGCACAAATGGGCAGGTCTGACCGAGGTGATCGGCCGATACGTCGTCGTCAAGATGATCGACAGCGACGGCCGCGTCGGTTGGGGCGAGGCGCCGGCGCTCAAGGATTGGGGTGGCGAGTTCGGCCGCTACTTCGGCGAATCCGCGCTGATCACGCGAGCAGTCATCGATAACTATCTCGCGCCAGCGATCGTCGGCGTCGAACTCGGCAATATCGCCGAGCTGCATGCGCGAATGGACGCCGTCATCAGGGGCTATCCCTATTCCAAGGCCGCTGTCGAGTTCGCTGCCTACGATCTCGCTGGTCGCTGGCTCGGAGTACCGGTGCATACCCTGCTCGGCGGAAAGGCGCGCGATCGGGTGCCGGTGACGCATTCGATCGGCTTGATCTCGATCGAGGAGGCTCGCGCCGAAGTTACCAAGCTCGTCCAGGAGGGCGTGCGCACCATCAAGGTGAAGATCGGAGTTGAACCGGATCGCGACGTTGCGATGGTCGACGCCGTGCGCGAGGTCGCGGGTAGCGCGGTCGAGATCTGCGTGGACGCCAACGAGGGTTACAAGACGCCCGGCGAGGCCGTTCAGATCGTTCGCCGGATGGAGAAGAACCGACTGAAATATGTCGAGCAGCCGGTTATGGGCATAGAGCGCATCGCCGAGGTCGGTCGCCGCATCGATCCGCCCGTCATGGCCGACGAGTCGGCCTGGAATGCCCATGATGCGATCCAGATCATTCGATCCGGCGGCATCCAGATCGTGTCCATCTATACGACCAAGGCCGGTGGTCTCTACAAGGCCATGGAGGTCGGCGCGGTGTGCCGGGCCGCCGGCATCATCTGCAACGTCAACGGCTCGATCGAGACCGGCGTCGGCAATCTCGCCAATGTCCAGCTTGCCGCGGCCTCACCCTCCGTGACCCTGTCCTGCGTCATTCCGATTTCGACGCCGGCCGAGTTTCAGCACGGTCAGGTCGCCGGCATCTACTACCGGGATGACCTGCTCGTCGAGCCGATTAAGGTCGTCGACGGCGCAATCGTCGTTCCGTCCGGACCGGGGATGGGCATCGAGGTCGACCAGAAGAAAATCGAAAAGTACCGCGTGCGAGACTAA
- a CDS encoding Xaa-Pro peptidase family protein: MRAEIVAKQVKSMSQHGLDAIICSSPENFSYTAGFVVPSQPLIRHRHAMTIVTADGRTALFGVDMEASTIKRRQPDVPTRIWAEFSDDPMLVLADQLAGLGLGQARIGLEMDYLPAGDFARLLAAMPAAKFERAEPILARLRQIKTSDEIALLRKLSRIADQAITDTLAVVDEGNSEMDIAGHLTRNVYSLGVDHFKLMIVATGERSVLPNVGPSERILKRGDVCRVEIFSVIDGYQAGVCRTAIVGEAPPMAEKIWAHLVECKYEIMQEVKPGASCRKIYDAFIAKLAKLNLPPISFVGHGIGLHLHEDPYLGLTPVLGKPGTDALLEENMVLGFEPLCYDTGHGFGMQNKDMLLVTANGSELLSDYADTDRLIPVGTARKGGTVRKAAVA; the protein is encoded by the coding sequence ATGCGGGCAGAAATTGTCGCGAAACAAGTCAAATCAATGTCTCAGCATGGGCTGGATGCCATCATCTGCTCTTCGCCTGAAAACTTTTCATATACGGCGGGGTTCGTCGTCCCCTCGCAGCCGCTCATCCGTCACCGCCATGCGATGACCATCGTTACCGCCGACGGCCGCACGGCATTGTTCGGCGTTGATATGGAGGCGTCGACGATCAAGCGTCGCCAGCCGGACGTGCCGACCCGCATTTGGGCGGAGTTTTCGGACGATCCAATGCTGGTGCTCGCCGACCAACTTGCAGGGCTCGGGCTTGGCCAGGCCCGCATCGGGCTCGAAATGGACTACCTGCCGGCGGGCGACTTCGCCCGTCTGCTGGCGGCCATGCCCGCCGCGAAGTTCGAGCGCGCCGAGCCGATCCTGGCGCGGTTGCGTCAAATCAAGACCTCGGACGAGATTGCGCTTTTGCGCAAGCTTTCCCGCATTGCCGACCAGGCGATTACCGACACGCTTGCCGTGGTCGACGAGGGAAATTCGGAGATGGACATTGCCGGCCACCTGACCCGCAATGTCTATTCGCTGGGGGTCGACCACTTCAAGCTGATGATCGTCGCGACCGGCGAACGCAGCGTGTTGCCAAATGTCGGTCCATCGGAGCGCATCCTGAAGCGGGGGGACGTCTGCCGCGTCGAGATCTTCTCCGTCATCGACGGGTATCAGGCCGGCGTCTGCCGTACCGCGATTGTCGGCGAGGCGCCGCCCATGGCCGAGAAGATCTGGGCCCATCTGGTCGAATGCAAATACGAGATCATGCAGGAAGTGAAGCCGGGCGCGAGCTGCCGCAAGATCTACGACGCATTCATCGCCAAGCTCGCCAAGCTCAATCTGCCGCCGATCTCCTTCGTCGGCCACGGTATCGGCCTGCATCTGCACGAAGATCCCTACCTTGGACTGACGCCGGTGCTCGGCAAGCCCGGCACCGATGCGCTGCTGGAAGAGAACATGGTGCTCGGTTTCGAGCCGCTTTGCTATGACACCGGCCATGGCTTCGGAATGCAGAACAAGGATATGCTGCTGGTGACCGCCAACGGGTCGGAGTTGCTTTCTGACTATGCCGACACCGACCGGTTGATTCCAGTAGGTACGGCCAGGAAAGGCGGGACCGTGCGCAAGGCCGCCGTCGCCTGA
- a CDS encoding amidohydrolase family protein — translation MRTLIKNLNFAFTVDKNDTVVRNASLVVENDRISDIGPADDVATRQKGVSFDKVIDGGMLGVCPGFVDSHVHLSETLSRAVFPDNLNTRAWVFHWAKPFYAHITEEDEYWGALLGITEMLRCGTTCFLDMGSQYDPGIVIRAMEKVGIRGITGRHAADNPPPELPRGWTKEMVEHHFFPNAEAALKVLEDCVVRYNGALDGRARCWVNIEGKEPCSLELHVGAVKLAERLGVGTTYHLATSIEEAKVCEKKYGCWPITRIDRAGGIGKNLVIAHGAAVSDEEVRLLAERGASVAFCPCSSFKLGKGATAIGKYPEMVKAGVKVGLGTDGVSAAGNMNLMRQMLIVAGMFKDARLQPDIFTARQALRAATIEGARALMWDDEIGSLEVGKKADFILFDLDHVEWTPFYDPLQALVFSASTASITQTWVDGKVSFADGKVLGVDESEIRRKARQLAATAVERAGLHDEAVETTTTLYDVGN, via the coding sequence ATGCGCACGCTCATCAAGAACTTGAACTTCGCTTTCACGGTCGACAAGAACGACACGGTCGTGCGCAACGCCAGTCTCGTGGTTGAAAACGACCGCATCTCGGATATCGGTCCGGCCGATGACGTGGCCACACGACAAAAGGGCGTCAGCTTCGACAAGGTGATCGATGGCGGCATGCTTGGCGTCTGCCCGGGGTTCGTCGACAGCCACGTTCACCTGTCGGAGACGCTGTCGCGCGCGGTATTTCCGGACAACCTCAATACCCGCGCCTGGGTGTTCCACTGGGCCAAGCCGTTTTACGCCCACATCACCGAGGAGGACGAATACTGGGGCGCGCTGCTGGGCATCACTGAGATGCTGCGTTGTGGCACGACCTGCTTTCTTGACATGGGCTCGCAATACGATCCAGGCATCGTTATTCGCGCGATGGAAAAAGTCGGCATTCGCGGCATCACCGGCCGGCATGCAGCGGACAATCCTCCGCCTGAGCTGCCCCGCGGCTGGACCAAGGAAATGGTGGAGCATCATTTCTTTCCGAATGCCGAAGCTGCGCTCAAGGTGCTGGAGGATTGCGTCGTCCGTTACAACGGCGCCCTCGACGGCCGTGCCCGTTGCTGGGTCAATATCGAAGGCAAGGAGCCATGTAGTCTCGAGCTCCACGTTGGAGCGGTGAAACTGGCCGAGAGGTTGGGTGTCGGTACTACCTATCATCTCGCCACCTCGATCGAGGAGGCGAAGGTCTGCGAGAAGAAATATGGCTGCTGGCCCATCACTCGCATCGACCGGGCCGGTGGCATCGGAAAGAACCTGGTCATCGCACATGGCGCGGCCGTATCCGATGAAGAGGTTCGCCTGCTTGCCGAACGTGGTGCCAGCGTCGCGTTCTGTCCGTGCTCCTCGTTCAAACTTGGCAAGGGCGCGACTGCCATTGGCAAGTATCCGGAGATGGTAAAGGCTGGCGTGAAGGTCGGCCTCGGCACTGACGGCGTATCGGCCGCTGGCAATATGAATCTGATGCGGCAGATGCTGATCGTCGCCGGGATGTTCAAGGACGCGCGCTTGCAGCCGGATATCTTCACCGCACGGCAAGCCCTGCGTGCGGCGACCATCGAGGGCGCAAGGGCGCTGATGTGGGACGACGAGATCGGCTCGCTGGAGGTCGGCAAGAAAGCTGATTTCATTCTTTTCGACCTGGACCACGTCGAATGGACTCCGTTCTACGATCCGCTGCAAGCGTTGGTATTCTCCGCGTCAACCGCTTCGATCACGCAGACCTGGGTAGATGGCAAGGTGTCATTTGCCGACGGCAAGGTGCTGGGCGTCGACGAGTCGGAGATTCGGCGCAAGGCTCGACAACTTGCTGCTACTGCGGTCGAACGCGCTGGTTTGCATGACGAGGCGGTCGAGACGACCACGACCCTTTACGACGTCGGTAATTGA